DNA sequence from the Thermodesulfitimonas autotrophica genome:
TTTTGCTCGACGAGGTCGATAAGATGAGCACCGACTTCCGGGGGGACCCATCAGCGGCGCTTCTCGAGGTGTTGGATCCGGAGCAGAACAGTGCCTTTTCGGACCACTACATCGAGATTCCGTTTGATCTGTCGCAGGTGTTGTTCATCACGACGGCCAACTATCCGTACAACATCCCGCGGCCGCTTTGGGACCGGATGGAGATCATCCAGATCTCCGGCTACACCGAGGAGGAAAAGGTTCAGATCGCGGTGCGCCACCTGATCCCGAAGCAGCTCAAGGAGCACGGGATGACCAAGGAGCACCTGACTCTTTCGGAGAACGCGCTGCGGAAGATCATCCGTGAGTACACGCGGGAATCCGGGGTGCGGAACCTAGAGCGGCAGATAGCGGCTGTCTGCCGGAAGACGGCGAAGCAGATCGTTTCCGGGAAGGTGAAGCGGGCGCGGGTGACGGCCCAGAACATCGAGAAGTTCCTCGGTATCCCGAAGTACCGTTACGGGCTGGCGGAAAATGCTGATGAAGTAGGTGTGGCGACCGGCCTTGCCTGGACGGAAACCGGCGGCGATACCCTCTCCATCGAGGTCACCCTTTGCAAGGGTAAGGGGAACCTGATCCTGACGGGGAAGTTAGGCGACGTGATGAAGGAGTCCGCGCAGGCCGGTTATAGCTTCATTCGTTCGCGCGCGCGGCAGTTAGGGATCGACGAAGATTTTTACGAAAAGTTTGATGTCCACATCCATGTTCCGGAGGGCGCGACCCCAAAGGACGGTCCTTCTGCCGGTATCACCATGGCGACCGCCCTCGCTTCGGCGCTTACCGGGCGCAAGGTACGGCACGATGTGGCGATGACGGGGGAGATCACCCTGAGGGGTCGGGTCCTGCCCGTCGGCGGGATCAAGGAAAAGGTTCTGGCGGCGCACCGGGCAGGCATCAAGACGGTAATCCTGCCGGCAGACAACAAGAAGGAACTCGAAGAGGTCCCGCCGCACGTGCGGAATAAGCTTAAGGTGATCTTCGTCAGCCATATGGATGAAGTATTGGCGGCGGCGTTGGTTGACGAGCACCCACCGGCTTTCGCGCAGACGGAGAACATTCCGGTGGTGGCCTGGAGCCAGGCGTGAGCGGCCCCGGGGGTAAATGGGGGGCGCGTTTCCGCCGGAGGGAATTGGCGAAGGCGCTTTGATAAAGAAGATTGAAGGGGGCGGGCGGAGCCGCCCCTGATTTGTTTTAATTGCGCTGTTGGCGACAAAGAGGGACGGGATTGGGAGGTTTATTGTCCGGGGCGAGGTTGCTTTCGGCTTGGTGTGGGGCCGAGGAAAATTGTTTCGTAAGGGAGCGGGGCGGGGAGTTCGCCCGCCTGCTGTAACAACTCCTGGAGGGAATTCAGGCGGTCCGGACCGGGGTTAGCGGTAACGTACCAGAGACGCGTGCGCTGGCCCCGGGCGATCACCTTTTCTAAGGTCGGAAGGCTCAGGTGGGGGAAATAGGGGGCTACCAGCCATGCGATTTCGGCGGCCGGGTGGGCGTAAAGGTAGGCGGCGCCTGCGGCCGCGGCGCGCTGGAAAGCCGCGAGGGCCGCGCGGTTTGGCAACGCCCACTCCTCCGGTGCGGCTACAACCGTAAGGCAGAGGGGGCGCGAGAGTTGCAGCGGGGCGGCAAAGAAGGCGCGCTTCTGCTGCCAGAGAAGAGTAGCTGCGGGCTCCGGCGCGACAAGGTAGTCGCCTACTCCCGCCAGGAAAGCGGGTATCCTAAGCGGCGGCGGGAGGTTCATAAGCAGCACGGCTTCCCGGTGCGGGTAAACGCCGTTGCGGCGGAGCAGCGTTTCTACTAGCGCGGTGGTAGCGCTGGTAGGTTCGGGGCTGATGATGGTTTTTTGCTTGAGCCCGCTCCAGGAGAACGGGGGGCGGCGGCCGAGCAGGACGGCGTCCGCCTGCTGCGTCAGGGCGAGCACCGCCTTTTCGTGCTGCCCTGCGATGGCGCGGTAAATCACCTCTTCAAGCCCGCGGACGCGCAGCACGGCTCCCCGCGGTAGCGGCCGACCGGCACCGGCGTTGGTGAACCGAACTTCGATTCCCGCGGCCGCGAAGGTGCCACGGGCGGCAGCAAGGTAAAGCGGGATAAGTTCCACCTGCGGTTGAGATACGGCGATAAAAAAGACCGGGCGTTCCGGCGGTCGCTCTCTTTTCAGGAGCGCGAAAAGAAAGAGCGCCACGGCGGCGGCAAGGAGAAGAAGCAGACAAACCCGGGCGGGTGCGCGCAAAGGGATACCTCCACTAATGTATCTCCGGTGGATTTCTATGCCGGCGGGGCGCAAATATGCGGCCCGAGTTGACACCATCGGGCCGGGATGGATAAGATTATTGGTAATATTGAAGGATACCGGGCCGCCGGAGCTTGTTAATTAAAGGCGGCGAATCAGCGCTACCGGGAGGATGGAGCCAAATTGGAAAAGTCACTGCCTTCGGCTTATGACCCCAAGAACGTTGAAGGGAAATGGTACCGCTTCTGGGAAGAGGGTAAGTACTTCCGGGCGACGGTCGAGCCGCAGAAAAAACCTTTTTGCATCGTAATGCCGCCGCCGAACGTAACCGGAGAACTGCATATGGGCCATGCGCTCGATAACACCCTGCAGGACGTGCTCATCCGCTGGCGACGGATGCAGGGCTATGCGGCGCTCTGGCTTCCCGGCACGGACCACGCCGGAATTGCTACCCAGGCACGGGTGGAGGCAATGTTAGCGAAGGAGGGGCTCACGCGCTTTGATTTGGGGCGGGAGCGGTTCTTAGAGCGGGTCTGGGCGTGGAAGGAGAAGTACGGTAACGTTATCACCACCCAGCTCAGGCGTCTCGGCGCTTCCTGTGACTGGGACCGGGAGCGCTTCACGATGGACCAGGGCTGCTCCGAGGCGGTGAAAGAGGTCTTCCTGCGCCTTTACGAGCGGGGGCTTATCTACCGGGATTACTACATCGTCAACTGGTGTCCCCACTGCCGGACGGTGATTTCCGACATCGAAGTGGAGCATAAGGAAACGGCCGGCCATCTTTACTACATCAAGTACCCGGCAAAAGACGGTACGGGCTTTGTGGTCATCGCCACCACCCGGCCGGAGACGATGCTTGGCGACACGGCGGTAGCCGTGCACCCGGAGGATGAACGGTACCGGCACCTCATCGGGAAAACGCTCGTCCTTCCCCTCGTGGGCCGGGAGATACCGGTGATTGCCGACGATTACGTGGATATGGAGTTCGGGACGGGGGCGCTCAAAGTGACGCCGGCGCACGACCCGAACGATTTCGAGATCGGGCGGCGCCACAACCTGCCGTCGGTTAAGGTGATCGGCGCGGACGCGCGGATGACGGCGGAGGCGGGGGCGCGCTACCAGGGACTCGACCGGTGGGAATGCCGCAAATTAGTGGTGGAGGACCTCAAGCGCGAAGGACTGCTCCTGAAAGTGGAGGACTTAACCCACGCGGTCGGTCACTGCTACCGGTGCGATACGGTTATCGAACCGATGGTCTCGCGGCAGTGGTTCGTGCGCATGAAGCCGCTGGCCGAGCCGGCGATTGCTGCCGCGCGGGACGGCCGGGTGCGCTTCATTCCCGAGCGTTTCACGAAGATATACCTGAACTGGCTTGAAAACATCCGGGACTGGTGCATCTCGCGACAGCTCTGGTGGGGTCACCGGATCCCGGTTTGGCACTGCCCCGACTGTGGGGCGAGCACCGCCTCGCGCCAAGAGGTTAAGCGTTGTCCCCACTGCGGCTCTGCACGGGTGGAGCAAGATCCGGATGTGCTCGACACCTGGTTTTCCTCAGCCCTCTGGCCCTTTTCCACGCTTGGCTGGCCCCAAAAGACTGCCGACCTCGCCTATTTCTACCCCACTTCCGTTCTCGTCACCGGTCGGGATATCATCTTTTTCTGGGTGGCGCGGATGATCTTCATGGGGCTCGCCTTCATGGGCGAGGTGCCTTTCCGGGAGGTCTTCATCCACGGGCTGGTCCTGGACGCCCTCGGCCGGAAAATGTCCAAGTCGCTTGGCAACGGGGTCGATCCGATCGAGGTGATCGATAGCCACGGCGCCGACAGCCTGCGCTTTATGCTGGTTACCGGTAATACACCAGGCAACGATCTCCGTTTCCACTTTGAAAAATTAGACGGGGCGCGGAACTTTATCAATAAACTTTGGAACGCTTCGCGCTTCGTACTGATGAACCTGGGCGACGGGGTGGCGCCGCCGGAGGAGCCGGCGGCTTACGAACTCGCCGACCGCTGGATCCTGAGTCGCTACCGGGAGGCCGTAGCAAAGAGCACGGCTTATCTGGAGGCCTACGAGGTGGGCGAGGCCGCGCGGGTGCTCTACGACTTTATTTGGGACGAATTCTGCGACTGGTACATCGAGTTGGTTAAATCCCGCCTTTACCGGGGGACGCCTGGGGAGCGGGCGGTTGCCCGTAGCGTCCTACGGAAAGTGCTGGGCGGCACCTTAAGACTCCTGCATCCTTTCATTCCTTTTGTCACCGAGGAGATCTGGCACCACCTGGAACCAGGGGCGAAGCCGCTCATCGCGCAGACCTGGCCGGCGGACGAGCCGGAGCTTGCCGACCCGGCGGCTGAGGCGGATATGGGCCGGCTCATCGAGATCATCCGGGCGGTGCGGCACATCCGGGCGGAAATGAATGTTCCGCCGGGGCGACGGGCGACAGTGATCCTGGTGGCGCCCGATGCGGGCAGTCGCTTGCTCGTCGAGCAGAACAGGAACTACATCGAAGAGCTGGTGTTAGGTACGGTTACGGTGGCGGTTGAACTGGCGGCGAAGCCCGAACAGGCGGCCCACGCGGTCGCGGCGGGGGTAGAGATATACCTCCCGCTCGGGGGGCTGATCGACTTTGAGAAGGAGCGGGCGCGGCTGGCGAAGGAGCTCGGCGCTGTAGCGAGGGAGCTGGCGCGGGTGGAAGGAAAGCTCGGCAACCCCGACTTTGTGGCTAAGGCGCCGCCGGAAGTGGTAGCCAAGGAGCGGGCGAAGCAGGCGGAGCTGTCCCGCAAGCAGGAGGTGCTGGCAGGGCGGCTGAAAATGCTGGGCTGAGGCCGGCGCGTAGTGGCGCTCGGGGGATCAGGCCAGAATAGGCGCGGTGTTTCGGGCGTTGGCATTGAAATGGCGATGATGGATTACGAAGAAGCGATCCGCTACATGCAAAACGCGGCGGCTGTGGGGATCAAGCCCGGGCTGGAGCGAATCGCGGCTCTGCTCGGGCGGCTGGGCAACCCCGAAAGGTGCCTGCGGGCGGTGCACGTCGGCGGAACCAACGGGAAGGGCTCGGTCTGCGCGTGTCTTACGGCAGTGCTGGTGGCCGCCGGGTACAGAGTAGGCACCTTCACCTCGCCGCACCTTCACTCCTATACCGAGCGGTTCCGGATAGACGGCCGCCCCGTGGCGCCGGCGCGACTAACTGAGCTCATCTGGGAAGTTAAGCCAGCGCTGGAATCTCTGCGGCGGGAAGGCGTCGTCCCTACGGAATTCGAGATTCATACGGCGCTCGCCTTTCTCTTTTTTGCCCGGGAAGCGGTGGATATTGCCGTGGTTGAAGTGGGTTTGGGCGGCCGTTTTGACGCCACCAACGTCATTTTCCCAGAGGTTGCCGTGATCACGAACGTGACGGTGGACCACACCGACTACCTCGGCGAAACAGTGGAAAAAATCGCCTGGGAAAAGGCAGGGATCATTAAATCCGGTGTTCCGGTGGTGACGGGCGCCACGGGCGCGGCGCTCGAGGTGATTGCGCGGGAATGCGACGTAAAGGGGGCGCCTCTTTTTGTTTTGGGACGTGATTTTTACCCGGTTGAACGGGAGAATGATCTTTCGGGGCAGGTGCTCGCGGTGTGTGGCTGGTGGGGTGCGTATGAAGGCCTGCGGTTGCGGCTCCCCGGACGCCACCAGCAGCGGAACGCGGCCTGTGCCGTTGCCGCGTCCCAACTGCTTGCCGAGCGGGGTTGGCGGGTGGACGCGGCAGCGATAACCAAGGGATTAGCGGCAGCGACTTGGCCGGGGCGGCTGGAAGTTGTGCGGGAAAAGCCGTTAGTCGTTCTCGACGGGGCGCACAACGCCGCAGGGGCGGAAGCGCTCAAAGAGGCCCTGACAGACTACTTTCCGGGCCGGCGCCTCGTGCTGGTCATCGGCATGTTCGCCGACAAGGAGCGGGCGGCAGTGGCGGCGACCCTCTGCCCTCTTGCCGGCGCGGTGGTAGTGACGCGCCCGCCAGGAACGCGCGCCGGCGATTGGCGGGAGCTGGCAGCGCTGGCACGGCGGCACGCCCCGGCGGTTTACGAGGTCGAGGAGATTGCGGCGGCGGTGGCGCAGGCACTCGGCTTTGCCGGGCCGGAAGACGTAGTGGTTATCACTGGCTCGCTTTACCTCATTGCCGCGGCGCGGGCCGCTTTATTAGGCTTGAGAAGACCGGACGTCTCTTAAAAACCCGGAGAATGGTACCCCCGCAAATGAGCAAATAATAGGTTCAGAGCGGGGAAAAACTATTTTTCGGGGTGGAAGTATGGAAATCGATCTTGGCTGGAACGAGTTTAAGGAGTGGCTCGGCAAGGGGTTGAAGGCGCTGCGGCTTTTAGGTGTATCTGATGAGAACGCGGAGGATATCAGCTACCGCTTTGGCGAGCTCTTGAACCGCTACGTTGATTCGGCCAACCGGGAGCAGCGGTTGATAAAAGAGCTGTGGGACCAGGGCAACGAGATCGAGCGCCGGGCACTCGCCTCGATGCTCGCCCGGCTTGTTGAGCGCGATACTATCGAACGCAAGAAACCCTCGCGGTTGAGTGATGTGGAAGGGCCCGACGAAACGACGGAGGGGCGGAAGAAGCCGTAAACAGAAGTTAGAAGCCGGAGGTCGGAAGTCAGAAAAAGAGGAGAGGATCCTGGCCTCTTTTTTTGTTCTGGGTTGAATTTTAGCTCCGGAATTCTGTTTTCCACGCCACGTTGACTGGTGACACATGATTTTTGTGACCGGCTTGTGGCTCTATTTTTTAGGGTGCTTACTATGTTCCCTGCTTGTAATATCCCGTAAATATAGATTTCAGTTTTCCTACGCTGTCGGTTAAGGCCAGGTAGATGTGGCCGGCCATGGTGGCGGCGGTTAGGAGGGTGAGGGAGTAGAGGAGCTGCCGGATGCGGGCAAGCCCTCCCAGCCACTTAACGGGCCGGGAAAAGGTGTGCGGCGCGTAGAGGAAGAACCCTAAGGGTAAAGCGAAGATGGCTTCGAGCGGCCAGAAGGTATAGAGGAACTTCTGGCCAATATTGTATTTGCGGAACTGCGGTTTTTTGTCCGTAAGGTAGAGGTGGTACCTGGCAAAAGACGGTAATTTCTTGAGGTCGTGCCGCTCGGGGAGGATCAACCGCCACTCCCGGCGCAGGGCAGCGTAATAGAGGCGGGCGACAAAGCCGCCGGTGAAGAGAAAGCCGGCGAGCGAATGAAGCTTCCGCGCGGTGCGGGGGCTACCGTGGTAGGGCGGATTGGTAAGGTAAAGGCCGGTAGCCACAAGGGTGATGGCCAGGGGGGCGAGCGTCCAGTGAAAGATTCTTGCGGGTAGCGGGTGGCGTAATTGCATCATCTTCCTCCTCCTGAGCAAGGCGAGATTTTTCGGTGCCTTTTTATCTTCACTCTCCAGTCTTTTCATCCTTCATCCTTCATCCTTCATCCTTCCTAATAAGGTGGGTGGCGCACGCGTAGCAGGGGTCGAAGGAACGGATGATCCGCCCGATTTCGACCGGTTCTGCCGGGTCGGCCACCGGGGTCCCTATAAGCGCCTCCTCCACCGGCCCGGGCTTGCCTTTGTCATCCCGCGGGGAGAAGTTCCACGCCGACGGGGTGATGATTTCGTAACGGCTGAGGCGCCCTCCTTCCACCCGGAGGTAGTGCAAAAGAGGCCCTCGCATGGCGTCGGTGAGGCCGAGGCCCTCTCCTGCCCGCGGGATTTCGTAAGGGGTGAAGATGGGTCTGCCCGGTTCAAGCTCCTCTATCCACTGCGCCATTAATTGGCAGAGTATTTCCGTTTCTTTCACGCGGGCCAGAAGCCGGTCGAGAACGCTAACCCCCCGGCGGTAACGCCCTGTTACCCAGAGACGGGCGAGGGGACCGCCCTCGAACGCCTTTCCCGCGTAGCGCGGCGCCTTAATCCAGGAGTAGGCGCCGGGTTTGTCCGGCTGCGGCCGGGTTGCAGCCCGGCCGGGCGCCTCCGGGGCCGCTGCCGCTTCAAAATAGGCGTGGCGGAGGTGCTCGGCGACGGCGTTTATGTCTACTGCTTGGGCACCGTTATCATCTTCGACCACGCCGCCAGGGAAGTGGAAGTGCGTTCTTTCCGGGTTTACCGGATACATGCCGAAAGTCAAGAGGCGCAGGGGGCGCTGGCCACGTTCGAAGTAGTCCTTGTAGGCGGCCGCGAGCGTTTCGGCATCGGGGAGCATCTTCGCGGCGATAAACCGACCGAGGCGGTCGAGCTTGGCTTTTAAGTCTAGGATCAGGGCGCCATCCGGTGGAAAAGAGGCGCCGCCGGCAAGAATACCGTGCTGGTGGGGCGCCTTCCCGCCAAGCGCGGCGACGATTTCGTGGGTGACGCGGGCGATGCCGACAGCTTCAGAGTAATGGGCCATCAGGCGGGCCTCAACCTCCGGCGGCAAGCGGTAATCATACCGGTAGCGAGGGGTGAACGGCGGTTTCGCGGGCCCCCGGACGTAATCGGGCAGGGCAAGCAAGTAGAAGTGCCGGATGTGGTTCTGGAGGGTTTCGGCCGCTAGGATGAGGTTCCGGATGAGGTGGCCGTTTTGCGGCGGCACCACACCCGCCAGGTTTTCGAGCGCGTAGGCAGCGGCGGTGGCGTGGGCTGCGGCGCAGATGCCGCAGATGCGCTGGGCAAGATAGGGAGCGTCGCGCGGGTCGCGGCCGCGGAGCAGCAGCTCAAAGCCGCGAAAAAAAAGGGCCCCGACGCGGCAGTCCGCAACCCTGCCGTCAGCAACGGTTATCTCTACGTGGCCGCAGTTGTTAGCGCGGGTGATGGGGCTTAGCACAATCTGCTTTCGCACGGGCTCACCTCTCTGTTAAGGAGTTATTCATAATATTTACTGCTTTTATTGCCGTGAGAACGCCAGACCTATCTTTGCACCTCCCCGGTCTTAAGCCGCGCGGCCACGGTGAAGAGGACAAGGCCAAAGACGAGGTGGCCGACCAGCAAGGTGGCGCTCGTCCCAACGTCCGGGCGGAGTAGCCGCTCGGGGACTACCATCTGAGCGAGAAAGCCGTAGCCCACAAGCCATAAAAGACCGCCGAAAACTATCCCCTTGAGGTAGAGGAAATCCCACCCCGTAGCCCTGAGGAAATAAACGCCGGCAAGTCCCCCCAGAACGGCCGTCAGCCAGTCCACGGCGAAGCCCACCAGCAGTGCGGGCAGGGTATTGAGGGGAACGTTTGGCGGCAGGAGGGCGGCGGCGGCGAAATGGAGGCTCGTTGTTTTGGCTGCCCCGGCCCAGTAGAGTAGGAGGTTGACCGCGAGCTTGCTAAGCCCTCCCGCTGTCCCTGCGACAACGCCGGTATAAACCGTATCGCGCATGAGATTCTCTCCTTGAACTGTTTTGGCGTTTAAGGTTGAAGTGCGCCGTTAGTCCAGGCGCCGCGGCAGGAGCTTGCGTAACGCCCGCGCGGTGCGGGTTTTCCCCTTACGCGCTTTCTTCAGCGTTTGGGCCAGCCTGCCGGTAGCAATGTTGGCGGTTAGGTGCGCGCCGATGCCGAGTGCCGTCAGCGCCCCCGTAAACAGACCCGCGCGGTCGGCGCTAAGGCGCAGGGGCGGCGCTTTGAAGTCCGGCAGGTGTTCAAAGAAGGGGGAAAGGCCGTCGGGGAACTCGGGGCTCGCGCAGCCGATGCAGGGGGTGTTGGCTCCGACCGGCCAATTGGTGTGCTCGCCGCACCACTGGCGCACCGGGCAGTCGGCGTGGGTCACCGGCCCCTTGCAGCCGAGCCGGTACAGGCACCCGGGTTCGCCCGGCTGCGAGGCGAAGTTGCCGTTTTCGAAGTCCGCGCGCCGCGGACAGCGATCGTGCACCGTTTCGCCGAAGTAAATGAGGGGCCGATTATAGGCATCGAGTTCTGGCTCGCCGTGGGCCACTAAGTGATAAAGGGTGCCGGCGAGCCAGTCCGGGTGAACCGGGCAACCGGGGACGTTGATTACCTTTTGCGGGACCACAGCGCTTACCGGCTTGGCTCCGGTGGGATTGGGGTGGGCGGCGTAAGGGCCGCCGAAGGCGGCGCAGGTGCCGGCGGCTACCACATACCGTGCTTTTGCCGCCAGCTCTTGCACCGCTTCGAGGGCCGTCCAAGGCTGGCCGGCGCGGTACGCGATGACGCAATAACGGCCTTGTGCTGCCGTCGGGATGTTCCCTTCGACCACCAGGATGTACTCCCCTGCCGCGCCATTCAAAGCTGCTGCGAGCGGCTCAAGCGCGAGGTCCCCTTCGGCTGCCATGGTGAAGGGTTCGAAGCGGAAGTCAAAATAGTCTTCTGCCATCTGGCAGAAGTTAGGGTGACGTGCGTTGAGGAGCGAAAGGATATCTCCGGCACAGCTGTTGGTGGTGAGCCAAATTATTTTTGGCCGCATCCAGCGCCTCCGATCCGTTTTTTCTATTATTAGCTTTCTGGCGGCAGGGGATGCGTTATGAGGGGAGCGAGAGGCGGGACGCAGGCGGGGCTATTATTTTTTGCTGGCAGAGAAAAAATATAGAGCGGGTGGTAAAGCGGTGCGCGAGGAAGGAAGGATTTCCGCCTTCACGGCGATGGTTTACCAGGTGGCCATTGTGCTGGCGACGGCCGTTTTTTTTGTCCCTTCAATCATGGTGACCAAAGCGCGGCAGGACGCGTGGCTTTCCGGGTTTCTCGCCTGTCTTTTCGGCTTCCTGGTGGTTTTTATCGCCACCAGATTGGCCCTGCGTTTTCCGGAAGAAACGGTGGTGGAGTATGCACCCCGGCTTCTCGGAAAGTTTGGCGGCAAGTTGGTCGGCTTTATCTACACCTTTTACTTTTTCTACGGGGGCTATTACGTTATGCGCCAGTTCGGGGAGCTCATGGCCACGGCTTATTACCCCCATACCCCGATTATCGTTTTTATCGTGGTTCTCGGTTTGTTGGCGTGTTACGTGACTTATTTGGGACTGGAGGTTTTATGCCGGGTTATTTTGGTTTGGGGGGTCTTTGCCCCGGTCTTCCTCCTGCTTTTACTTTTGCTGGTCAAGGATATTCAGGTAACCCGCTTTCTCCCCCTGATGGAGTTTGGGATTGGTCCGGTAATATGCGGGACGATTGCGCCGGCCGGGTGGCTGGCGCAGATGGCAGTGGTCTTTATGCTGGTCCCTTTTATAAGCGACCGGTGGCGGGTGCTCCGCACGAGTTTAACCGCGGTACTAAGCGTGTTTTTTCTGGGCGAAGTGGTACTGGTGACCGCTATCGGCGCGATGGGAGCGGAGACGGTAAGCCGTCTTTTGTTCCCTGCCTTTACCCTCTTCCGGCGGGTTCACGTGGCCAGCTTGCCGGTCTTGGACCGGTTGGACGCCATCTTCATGATGCTCTGGATGGGCGGGATGTTCCTTAACTTAGCAACTTTTTTCCACGCCGGGATGCTGGGCTTAGGGCAATGGTTAGGGTTAAAAAGCTACCGCCCCCTCATCTTCCCGGTAGGGGCGCTTTTGGCGGCCCTTTCAATTCAGTCTTGGGATAGCGTTACGGAGCTTGCGGACTTTTCGGTACATATTTTTCCGTATATGGCGATTTTGGTCAATTTCCTCCTAACGGTTTTGCTCCTTTTCGTGGCCCTGGTTCGTAAGGAGGCGCAGGGACAAAACAAGGTGGGTGAGCGGCGTGCGCCGGCGGCTGATAAGAAAGCTTAGCGATCTTTTAATCCAGTCCAAGAGACCCGGGTGGGTGGAAGAGACGCCGCCGCCGTCCCCACCACCGCCGCAGGGCGGTTCGGGACGGGTCTGGGAACCGGCGGAGCTGAAGGAGATGCCGGTTGTGCCGGATCTGGCAGCAAATCTCCGGGTGCTCCGCG
Encoded proteins:
- a CDS encoding cytochrome b/b6 domain-containing protein, which codes for MMQLRHPLPARIFHWTLAPLAITLVATGLYLTNPPYHGSPRTARKLHSLAGFLFTGGFVARLYYAALRREWRLILPERHDLKKLPSFARYHLYLTDKKPQFRKYNIGQKFLYTFWPLEAIFALPLGFFLYAPHTFSRPVKWLGGLARIRQLLYSLTLLTAATMAGHIYLALTDSVGKLKSIFTGYYKQGT
- a CDS encoding bifunctional folylpolyglutamate synthase/dihydrofolate synthase, with amino-acid sequence MALGGSGQNRRGVSGVGIEMAMMDYEEAIRYMQNAAAVGIKPGLERIAALLGRLGNPERCLRAVHVGGTNGKGSVCACLTAVLVAAGYRVGTFTSPHLHSYTERFRIDGRPVAPARLTELIWEVKPALESLRREGVVPTEFEIHTALAFLFFAREAVDIAVVEVGLGGRFDATNVIFPEVAVITNVTVDHTDYLGETVEKIAWEKAGIIKSGVPVVTGATGAALEVIARECDVKGAPLFVLGRDFYPVERENDLSGQVLAVCGWWGAYEGLRLRLPGRHQQRNAACAVAASQLLAERGWRVDAAAITKGLAAATWPGRLEVVREKPLVVLDGAHNAAGAEALKEALTDYFPGRRLVLVIGMFADKERAAVAATLCPLAGAVVVTRPPGTRAGDWRELAALARRHAPAVYEVEEIAAAVAQALGFAGPEDVVVITGSLYLIAAARAALLGLRRPDVS
- a CDS encoding hydrogenase small subunit — encoded protein: MRPKIIWLTTNSCAGDILSLLNARHPNFCQMAEDYFDFRFEPFTMAAEGDLALEPLAAALNGAAGEYILVVEGNIPTAAQGRYCVIAYRAGQPWTALEAVQELAAKARYVVAAGTCAAFGGPYAAHPNPTGAKPVSAVVPQKVINVPGCPVHPDWLAGTLYHLVAHGEPELDAYNRPLIYFGETVHDRCPRRADFENGNFASQPGEPGCLYRLGCKGPVTHADCPVRQWCGEHTNWPVGANTPCIGCASPEFPDGLSPFFEHLPDFKAPPLRLSADRAGLFTGALTALGIGAHLTANIATGRLAQTLKKARKGKTRTARALRKLLPRRLD
- a CDS encoding nickel-dependent hydrogenase large subunit, yielding MRKQIVLSPITRANNCGHVEITVADGRVADCRVGALFFRGFELLLRGRDPRDAPYLAQRICGICAAAHATAAAYALENLAGVVPPQNGHLIRNLILAAETLQNHIRHFYLLALPDYVRGPAKPPFTPRYRYDYRLPPEVEARLMAHYSEAVGIARVTHEIVAALGGKAPHQHGILAGGASFPPDGALILDLKAKLDRLGRFIAAKMLPDAETLAAAYKDYFERGQRPLRLLTFGMYPVNPERTHFHFPGGVVEDDNGAQAVDINAVAEHLRHAYFEAAAAPEAPGRAATRPQPDKPGAYSWIKAPRYAGKAFEGGPLARLWVTGRYRRGVSVLDRLLARVKETEILCQLMAQWIEELEPGRPIFTPYEIPRAGEGLGLTDAMRGPLLHYLRVEGGRLSRYEIITPSAWNFSPRDDKGKPGPVEEALIGTPVADPAEPVEIGRIIRSFDPCYACATHLIRKDEG
- a CDS encoding ABC transporter substrate-binding protein — its product is MRAPARVCLLLLLAAAVALFLFALLKRERPPERPVFFIAVSQPQVELIPLYLAAARGTFAAAGIEVRFTNAGAGRPLPRGAVLRVRGLEEVIYRAIAGQHEKAVLALTQQADAVLLGRRPPFSWSGLKQKTIISPEPTSATTALVETLLRRNGVYPHREAVLLMNLPPPLRIPAFLAGVGDYLVAPEPAATLLWQQKRAFFAAPLQLSRPLCLTVVAAPEEWALPNRAALAAFQRAAAAGAAYLYAHPAAEIAWLVAPYFPHLSLPTLEKVIARGQRTRLWYVTANPGPDRLNSLQELLQQAGELPAPLPYETIFLGPTPSRKQPRPGQ
- a CDS encoding DUF3243 family protein; translated protein: MEIDLGWNEFKEWLGKGLKALRLLGVSDENAEDISYRFGELLNRYVDSANREQRLIKELWDQGNEIERRALASMLARLVERDTIERKKPSRLSDVEGPDETTEGRKKP
- a CDS encoding GerAB/ArcD/ProY family transporter; the encoded protein is MREEGRISAFTAMVYQVAIVLATAVFFVPSIMVTKARQDAWLSGFLACLFGFLVVFIATRLALRFPEETVVEYAPRLLGKFGGKLVGFIYTFYFFYGGYYVMRQFGELMATAYYPHTPIIVFIVVLGLLACYVTYLGLEVLCRVILVWGVFAPVFLLLLLLLVKDIQVTRFLPLMEFGIGPVICGTIAPAGWLAQMAVVFMLVPFISDRWRVLRTSLTAVLSVFFLGEVVLVTAIGAMGAETVSRLLFPAFTLFRRVHVASLPVLDRLDAIFMMLWMGGMFLNLATFFHAGMLGLGQWLGLKSYRPLIFPVGALLAALSIQSWDSVTELADFSVHIFPYMAILVNFLLTVLLLFVALVRKEAQGQNKVGERRAPAADKKA
- a CDS encoding valine--tRNA ligase; the protein is MEKSLPSAYDPKNVEGKWYRFWEEGKYFRATVEPQKKPFCIVMPPPNVTGELHMGHALDNTLQDVLIRWRRMQGYAALWLPGTDHAGIATQARVEAMLAKEGLTRFDLGRERFLERVWAWKEKYGNVITTQLRRLGASCDWDRERFTMDQGCSEAVKEVFLRLYERGLIYRDYYIVNWCPHCRTVISDIEVEHKETAGHLYYIKYPAKDGTGFVVIATTRPETMLGDTAVAVHPEDERYRHLIGKTLVLPLVGREIPVIADDYVDMEFGTGALKVTPAHDPNDFEIGRRHNLPSVKVIGADARMTAEAGARYQGLDRWECRKLVVEDLKREGLLLKVEDLTHAVGHCYRCDTVIEPMVSRQWFVRMKPLAEPAIAAARDGRVRFIPERFTKIYLNWLENIRDWCISRQLWWGHRIPVWHCPDCGASTASRQEVKRCPHCGSARVEQDPDVLDTWFSSALWPFSTLGWPQKTADLAYFYPTSVLVTGRDIIFFWVARMIFMGLAFMGEVPFREVFIHGLVLDALGRKMSKSLGNGVDPIEVIDSHGADSLRFMLVTGNTPGNDLRFHFEKLDGARNFINKLWNASRFVLMNLGDGVAPPEEPAAYELADRWILSRYREAVAKSTAYLEAYEVGEAARVLYDFIWDEFCDWYIELVKSRLYRGTPGERAVARSVLRKVLGGTLRLLHPFIPFVTEEIWHHLEPGAKPLIAQTWPADEPELADPAAEADMGRLIEIIRAVRHIRAEMNVPPGRRATVILVAPDAGSRLLVEQNRNYIEELVLGTVTVAVELAAKPEQAAHAVAAGVEIYLPLGGLIDFEKERARLAKELGAVARELARVEGKLGNPDFVAKAPPEVVAKERAKQAELSRKQEVLAGRLKMLG